A DNA window from Theobroma cacao cultivar B97-61/B2 chromosome 5, Criollo_cocoa_genome_V2, whole genome shotgun sequence contains the following coding sequences:
- the LOC18600199 gene encoding F-box/LRR-repeat/kelch-repeat protein At1g09650, whose protein sequence is MAGRGRTSLLNEGNWPQDLLLSILATLPAKSLLRFRCVSKHWRSLIINPGFIEQHLENQQRKEYPQLIFASGTTTDIVLESVAIVDVEVDDKEGAKTRKGFKRRSLNICHLPPDGYCMSNSCDGILCFFGETNLFVYNPGTREFRILQMGKKRSTRGPSYSSDCFGQRFPTHQLVGFGRDQITKECKIIRLFIPIEEQENHIHECEVFTLSSDAGASWRGLGVVAYFIRPAQQPVFVNGALHWILDVRHANPSEVIVSFDLHTEKFQAISHPSCCSEASDRHMALMGLLSLRSSLCLVQSEYRLRQNIWIMNQSNGVWEKLFAIDWGLMNYRTPLAFPIAELKDGSFFVSHFGENLQIYDPESQSFSEVLIQHERRVVSYAYSESLVPLYGEPLVY, encoded by the exons atGGCAGGCCGCGGCAGAACAAGCCTGCTAAACGAGGGTAATTGGCCTCAAGATCTTCTCCTTTCGATCTTGGCTACCCTTCCTGCCAAGTCTTTGTTGCGATTCAGATGCGTGTCCAAGCATTGGCGATCACTGATCATCAACCCTGGTTTCATCGAACAACATCTCGAAAACCAACAGAGAAAAGAGTACCCTCAATTGATATTTGCCTCTGGAACTACAACAGACATAGTTTTGGAATCCGTGGCCATCGTCGATGTTGAAGTTGATGACAAAGAAGGAGCAAAGACCAGGAAAGGTTTCAAACGAAGATCTTTGAATATCTGTCATCTTCCACCTGATGGTTACTGTATGTCCAACTCTTGCGATGGAATTCTTTGCTTCTTTGGGGAAACTAATCTCTTTGTTTACAATCCTGGAACTAGAGAGTTTCGGATTCTTCAGATGGGAAAGAAGAGATCCACCCGTGGTCCTTCCTACTCTTCTGATTGCTTCG GACAACGATTCCCAACGCATCAATTAGTAGGGTTTGGTCGTGATCAAATTACAAAAGAATGCAAAATTATACGATTGTTTATACCTATAGAGGAACAAGAAAACCATATTCATGAGTGCGAGGTTTTTACATTGAGTTCAGATGCTGGGGCTTCATGGAGGGGCCTTGGCGTAGTTGCTTACTTCATTAGGCCAGCGCAACAACCTGTCTTTGTCAATGGAGCACTTCACTGGATCCTTGACGTCAGACATGCTAACCCTTCGGAGGTGATCGTCTCTTTCGATCTCCATACTGAGAAATTCCAAGCAATATCACACCCAAGTTGTTGCTCAGAAGCCTCAGATCGTCATATGGCGCTTATGGGGTTACTGTCTTTGAGAAGCTCTCTATGTCTAGTACAATCGGAATACAGGCTACGACAGAATATATGGATAATGAATCAAAGCAATGGAGTTTGGGAGAAACTGTTTGCTATTGATTGgggattgatgaattatagAACTCCATTGGCATTTCCAATAGCAGAACTCAAGGATGGAAGCTTTTTTGTTTCCCATTTTGGGGAGAACTTGCAAATATATGATCCAGAGAGCCAAAGTTTTAGTGAAGTATTGATACAACATGAAAGAAGGGTTGTGTCCTATGCATACTCTGAAAGTTTAGTCCCTCTTTATGGAGAGCCACTGGTGTATTGA
- the LOC18600198 gene encoding F-box protein At3g07870 encodes MEFKIVRLFGPEGIYLDFSECEVLTLGPGPEVSRRKLGEAPYSVSLSSAKRPVHVNGAIYWITSFRRHPLEAIVSFDLHTEKFKAIPHPSCLDNDFKRYEAALQPLRNSLCLAELTNANKRMNIWIFMKGCNSSPGLNDKMGTWEMLHSIDLEIRVHDWPMRIPIAGHKNGMLSTNYYGYWVQLYNPKRRMFTNVLSHWRTFAPTAYFESLVPLSAKKKRVN; translated from the coding sequence ATGGAGTTCAAGATTGTTCGATTGTTTGGTCCGGAAGGGATCTATCTCGATTTTAGTGAGTGTGAGGTTCTGACATTGGGCCCAGGCCCAGAGGTTTCACGAAGAAAGCTAGGTGAAGCACCTTACTCAGTCAGTTTATCATCAGCAAAACGGCCTGTCCATGTTAATGGGGCAATCTATTGGATCACTAGTTTTAGGAGACACCCTTTGGAGGCAATCGTCTCCTTCGACCTCCACACAGAGAAATTCAAAGCAATCCCACATCCGAGTTGTCTGGATAATGACTTTAAGAGATACGAGGCGGCCTTACAGCCTTTGAGAAACTCTCTTTGCCTGGCTGAGTTAACTAATGCTAACAAGAGGATGAACATATGGATTTTCATGAAAGGTTGCAACTCATCACCAGGTTTGAATGACAAAATGGGAACTTGGGAGATGTTGCATTCTATTGATTTGGAGATTAGGGTACACGATTGGCCAATGAGAATTCCAATTGCGGGGCACAAGAACGGAATGCTTTCTACCAACTATTATGGATACTGGGTGCAGCTATACAATCCAAAGAGAAGAATGTTCACGAATGTGCTATCGCATTGGAGAACATTTGCTCCTACTGCATACTTTGAAAGTTTAGTCCCTCTATctgcaaaaaaaaagagggttAATTAG